agagtgtccaatccagaattttcaaatatcagaaatcatgcaaaaatgtgtaaaaccaccatcaattatactgatttctctgtcttgggccaaacaagccgtttacacgaactgcttatattagagtcgttgtttattaagcagttagtgcccaagttgaactcacactcctctgtacagttgtatctgggttgaacgggctttcttcgctgcttctcccttctctccgaatcactcagtcttcaactttttagtcaagcaggtgctttttaaattgctttcattttatgtatgttttttgtatatttgttgagactcttaaagtcaaagttatgttcacgtatttttaatttgtgttgtttgttctctttagccttgatgatgtaactatgtgttacgaaacgcgtcggcaataaagtattatcacctgatgaccagctacctccttgtcaccctgtcctttcgccaacgttttctgtcatatatatatatatatattatatatatatatatatatatatatatatatatattatatatatatatatatatatatatatataatatatatatatatataattataataaaattttctgTATCTTTAGAGATGGACCTGAAGATCATCCTCAGTGCTGTTGTTGCAGTTGCAACATGTCTGATGAATATGGGCATAAACGCCGGGGAAATATACCATAACCCAAGACACCAATGCATTCCTCCTCTAGTTCGACTTTGGCAGCCCACAACCTACACAGTTCAAGGAGTCATTATATGCACCACCATTTGTTACCACACGAGCTGCTTATTCTTCGAATTCTCAGGTTAGTCTAATAATCTTTGTCTGTATACATGAATCGATGCCTGTAGCTTTGGAATTCACAGTACATGGTGGTTCTAGGTCTTTTCGCCGCCGGTCCTTTTCCCGTTAGAACTTTTTGCCGTGAGGATTTTTGGCCGCAGAATTGAAAGAAAAAcccattaaaggaaaaaagacGAAAAGAGTAGAGAAACAAAATGACCTAAGACACACACCCTCTCTCCATCTTGATAAAtatctcttttcatttattcatttaaataattacgTTACAAGTAGGTTCAATactataaacatttcaaaataataaacgtaaaaaaaaatacatcacaaCTAGCTTCAATACCTTGATATTTTAAACTAGCAGTGTTTAAACTGCCAGTGGCCATAAtattaaatcctctctctctcttatccatatAGCAATAAATAATGTATTTCATAAGTTTTAGGTACTAATTCTTACTGGAaaggaaagtaaataaagattataaagtacaaattttattcatttatttatcaaaagtacaaagattattcatttaaaaatataaggtGCAATTCTACATTGATATTTCATTGTACAGTAGCAtcatatttaaaaaggaaataaaaagtttaattttcttttcaatgaatGCATATTCATTGCGATACACCGTAAGTAATAAAGTTTACGTTTAGAATTATATAAAGTTGCAAGCCTGAGCCTGTGTATTCGTAAATAAACATCTTTGTAAGTTTTCTTCTTCGTCTCGCTCGACGTCAGTTCTTTTCTCCGTAGCCAGATACTCTTCCTGTTTTAAAATTGTGAGTAATTTCCAAATATTTGGGTGTGTATTTGTTACCGAACTTTGCATTGCGTTATGGAACCCTTCAACGCTGTTGTTGGTGTTATGTAAATTGTTCAATGTCCTTTCATAAACATTCCACATTTTGGCTAAGGAAGCATACACTGCTGGTTTTGATTGGTTTGCTGGATGGCTATGATCAcctacttttttgtatatttctatatcACCTTCACTTTCAATTCCTGTGTGGACTCTCGCCTTACACGTTTCAACTTCACACTTCCAATACTTCttgttttcgtatttttttgtttaacgattgctgttttgaaatgtttttagtattgagagagagagagagagaattttattttcatggccACTGGCAGTTTAAACACtgctagtttaaaatataaaagtattgaagctagttgtaatgtatttttttgcaatgtaattatttaaatggctcattttgtttttctactcttttcgtttttttttttctttctggcggCGGGGTTaatgggcttttttttttcaattctgcggCCAAAAATCCTCACGGCAAAAAGTGCTAACGGCGAAAAGACGTGCGGCAATAAGACCGGTGGAGAAAAGACCGGTCACGGTACATGGTggccataaagtctcagtaccattacaagtatttattatatCATAGAGTATGcaatttttttgtagaatgttctacatttccacAAGTTATCATTCAGAGCActttattctacaaaaaaaaaaaaaaaaaaaaaaaaaaaactgcattactctgttatatggtttctgagtaaTAAACACTTGTAACGGTActggggactttatggacaccctgtataatacgccttaccttaccttacagaccttacatcttgttcgggttgccccaggtccctcagtgtgaggcacctctaatgtctaccagagagttgctttagtacatcttccggtatattttgcatcttccaatcttggatggtctgggatgcagtttagatatttgtcgagcttattcttacatctacgctcactcctgatatattcctcagatgagctggcaacgcattgaaataggACGCTTGCATGATTACGATGGCTGGGAGTGCGTAGTGGAAACTAAATGTCCTGTTtgtgtttccttatttttcctggtaataGGTTTGGGCCATCTATTAATctaacctctgcttgctctttctgtgatatttttagttccatgacaTGTTTgcctattccttctatctgtttccatgcctgaattatcatgtagcgttctctccttttctcctttctagactatataattttaagaattgtagtctttcccagtagtctaggtccttaacttcttctattctagctgtaaaggacctttgtacactctctatttgtgcaatatccttttgatagtgtgggtaccatatcatattgcaatattcaagtggactacgaacatatgttttataaagcataatcatgtgttcagcttttcttgttttgaagtgccgtaacaacattcccatttttgctttacattttgccaacagagttgctatttgatcattgcataacatgttcctattcatcatcacaccaaggtctttaactgcttccttatttgtgatggtctcattattaggtcccttatatgcatatagcttctttctctgtctccataatttattgattcaaatttatcagagttaaatacacctatttacctctgcccaatcatatactttgttaaggtctctttgtagagcgttcctatcttcatcacaagtaatttctctacttattcttgtgtcatctgcgaaactactcactaccgaatccttaacattattgtctatgtcttcaatcataataacaaacagtattgcagctaacaccgtaccttgcggcacaccggatattaccttggcttcatccgatttctcgtcatttgcaataactatctgttttctgttgtgtaaaaattcttttaaccattttttcctactttatccacgaattattgtgttttctaattttcttcgctaatatatggtctactttatcaaaagcttttgcaaagtctaaataaaccacatctgtttcatttccgcttttcatatttttgaatgttctcacggtggactaacagttgggtttgtgtactttttccgggtacgaaaccatgttgtcctttattaaacaaattattttttattaaatgtttcataatatttttcttcattaccctttcatacactttcataatatgtgatgttagactcacaggcctataattacttgcctctagtcttgatccacttttgaaagtagggtaatatattctaatttgtgcctcatcatatatcttgcctgtatctacactttgtcttaataatattgcaagtggctttgcaatagaatgaactactttctttaacaaaatagcaggaattccatcaggccctgcagcagctccatttttaatttcaattaatagcctgcacaatatcagcttcattaatatctatgtcagctaaatattcactattttcatccttacttctatatcattatcttcattatctattctagggtgaattctctcttatatcgttctgccagtatgttgcaaatttccttttttttttgttttttttcattcgttaatctcccttcaattctcagagggcctatttctattcttcttttattcatcttcttcgcatatgagtataaatagtttggggttttgcttgatatttaatagggttttttcttccttccaagtcccgtttttcattttcttttgattgtataatcttttgttctgcattttctatcttactttttagttctataactttccatgcatttttttcttttgcaagaccttttttccactttctgattttctggaacaagatccttctgtctcttggtatgcatgaatgatgtttacttttcttcttcggtatatatttttccactatctccatattttatataatatctccgtatttacccttatgtcatcacttacgaaaatgttatcccaatctttgtttaattcttcattaattctgaccattttatatttactgtagaagttgtatttttccatatccttcccactttttcattcttgcttatctctatttttcacttgctttggaatgaacctGGTTAATTtcttatgacattatggtctgaaatactcgcattataaactattatttctttaacataattcatctcgttcacaaatactaggtctaaagtattttcctttcttgttggcaggtgatttatttgttgaatgttgtattctagtagcatatctaatagcttttcaaattgcctcttatcttctgcactactattactctcttttttatatgtataagtacaaccacaatctcctattcgttctttccattctacgaaaggaaagttgaagtcaccagataggagaatagtccagtccttgtgatttctacatatatcatccaatttttcttaagtcaaactctttagtattagggggtctatatattactatgttcatcaatttttcagattcaaattctaccgctattagttcacattctgagttactatatttctcatatatttttccttgttttttgtctttcccatattgcggttcccccttgattcctattttttctatctgatctataagtttggaacccttttatttgatcatcattcccagtctcttgggaataccaggtttcacttacattcattatatctattttcttttcattttggttagttcttctaagtactctatttttctttttgaaggttactcgtaactaaacctgcgcattcatcactatgatggtttgcgtgttttctccttcatttaatactgtagtaataaggattttcccatgtctctttccctgttttctgtatgttgttctttttttcatttccagaaattctgacattaaaaaatccaacttttcccataatattgatcttccttcatcataattattaattttgtgtctgaatctgcaattttctccgtttctgcaatatcctcttgcataataaatacagttattatctcttgagtagaatttcggagctgatgctttgaaattttttgctgacacctctgcatatctcattggtggtttgcttttctcttttacctgatattcttgatttctctctttatttgtttctttcttattttggattttattacttggttggttatttatttgattatgattcatggctacagggtgcatatatttgcattttttgtcgaacttacatccttttccttcttttaggttttacatatttttggatgcagatctctgcaatcatccccatatccatctaagtatgcacatttaccatatatttctagttttgacatatcttaggatgtttgtagtaacatctttctccaaatctgcaattcctcttttcaaaaggttgcagattttgtctttcttgtcctattttttcctctttcccgtcattgtatagatctgggtagagcctcttcgggatttgcttttctgttgtcatatcgtaatttactttcttcgtaggtatgctgctttattgcctcatatgtagtatcaatgagtatctctgcatccatacttttatcttgttctttgttttccttattttttctgtcatttcatttttgtttacttctcttccgttttcctcttcttctttttcttcttcttcttcctcttcctcttcttcttcatcctcaactatttgtacattcaatcttgatttaataacattgtatccatgatagacatgttgaacaaaaaattcttgtatcttttctcaaatcttgtattacctcagcacactgtggatgggtcggaatgttgcatgacagcacattttctgattaggttttgtggattgactatgctataccaaaccttacacagtttgcatgcttttggcattctttttcctaatgcatcaattaggatattcacaagattcaccttattcattttctttgtcggaatatgttggtttatgtatattttctttatgagtctcttgaccacttggattttatttggaacttcttcaattatttcaagatgttttcattagatttgttccagtttgaaggattatatccttctaatatatctatgaatgcttttgtatctttttggttaggactgttgctgatttcataagatgagaaatgccagttcccttcctgctacctcatcgtattgcgaatctgctaaacacgccaaattacgccacctcttcccgcagttggaacttactgccatcttgttctgatttatagtattacacttgataaactaacttagaagacgctttatcctactattttcacactaatcttatcaccgataggtCACGAACACTTcgagatatttctcaaattctagtcgtatgttaaactaaAGAGTAAAGTACTTGACAACACTGCTGCAGCTGTATGGAAATTAGAGCTATATCAGAGATATCATAGGTAAACATGGAAGCAACtaacagagaaaatgaaaaacggtcTATTGATAATActacctacgggctgctctacgagcaagagcccgtgctggcataagggcaGCATAATCTCGAACTTGATACTATGTCCACGCAAGCGCAGAAACGGTGaggcagtgttgccaattggtatgtgtttaccctccaaaatggatataagacttacacaaaaccgaggaaataagtgaaattagcgtatctgtttgtagtaatatacatattagagcaatctttatctttattgcattactaagacgactaaaattcatggaaacagtttgtaaatgcatcggcgcatgtgtgaagctccactaaattggcaacgatggcgAGAGGTTTGGCTTATTCATGAGTCTAGTTCAGGGGTGGCCAACCTTTCTTTCCCATGCACCAATTTTCTTCACTTCCAATCCATATGCGCCACACAAACATtaaccccttatatatatatatatatatatatatatatatatatatatatatatatatatatatatatatatatatatatatatatatatatatatatgatagtgtggACAGATGAGGCAGTTGTAAAAAGGAAAGGATTTAACATAGATACAAGGTAAACTCTACTTACTTTATTGACACTTTGAATTTGTATTGATAATATTCATTAGTTATTTCTGAAAGTgctaataaaaatatgtgaacacAATACAATTAGcagttttaaagaaaagtaatttcacatgcagaaaaaataaacataactaggtttaatgagacttttgactttgcCTTGCTTTCACCAAATCTGTAATATTAGGAGTGAAATTAGTGCCTGAGAGCAACAGACAATTCTTCCGATATGAATCGGATGAACTAATGCACAcggaacaaaaaaaatcaaataaaatttttttaaaatatgttttagaTGAGAACAAATCTCAGTAAAACTCACTTCTAGCTATAAGTTACttgaattctttttttgtttttttttctagaaatcagtattattattagtattattattttttctttttttagaacaggcatgtttttttttctgttattatctCTGCGGTATAGTGCGCCACTTGTGATCGTGCAATGCGCCTCTGTTGGCGCATGCGCCATAAGTTGGCCACCCCTGTCTAGCACGAAGTAAAAAGACTTATGGGATACAAACCATTCAAGATTTTAAGAGCTGCTCATATGAGAAAACCATGAGATACAACTTGATAACCTAACCGATGACCGTCAGCGAGGCTTCTAGAACAAGAATGATGTGCTGGTATACGTAACAATAGCCATAGTCCCAACTTAAAAAGTAATAAAGTGAGCATATGATGTTTAtcttaggatggactaagaagtcctttgagacatcctaagctAGTAACTCCTTGTAAAGGTTATTTTTAAATCTCTGTTCCTCTTCAACTGCAAAATTTGATCTCCATGTATATTCGTGCATTAAGACAAGAGAAGAATAATTGAGAGTTTAATTAACTTCTTCAATAGAAGAAACGGGTTGTTAATAATCATGTCAATAGCgaccgataaaaaaaataaattcataaaatcaaataaactagAAAACCAACAATATAAATCAAAGCAAGCATGAATTGCCTTAATGTAACGAATATGATGCAGGGGAAATCGCAGTCTTCTTCACAGATTTACATTATCTCTCGACATCATTGTCAAAAGTGTTTCAGTTTGGTACCTTACACCCTTTTCGGAATCACAGAGCAACGGACTTGAAGTTTTGTAAGGGACCATGAACTGTTATAGAGTCTCCAACAGCAATATAAAGATTATCCTACGATTCCCATGATTTCATCCTCTCGTCAATGATTTTCCCATTTTCTCAATTTCCACAGAGACGGATGGATCTTGCAACATTTATGGGATGGGGATGGAACCTGGGAATGCCTATGTGAAAACTGAAGCCGCAGCGCCTCCCCCAGGAGGACCTCTCGAGGAGAAGGCTAGAAATAAAACAACTTACCCCGTGTCGTCGCTAGAGCCTTCGTGAGTACCACAAGCGTCAAGCATCTAAGATAGATCACATGGGGGcctttgtttttttcatgattGTACTTATCCCTGACCTGTCCGAAATGCGTGCGGAATGTTTGACGAAAAGTGTGAGTGAAGCATTGGAAATTTTAAACTTGATGACAAGACGGGAACCAGGTAGGGATGTTTTACGTACTTTcatattactagcaaacatatatacagaaaggagtccataaaaacgccaaaatatagagagaaaatactatatttcagagattgctgtctccctcttcaggaagatgaatgaaaaaagtaacagaaaaggtggtatttctcttggtataaatacccccttttctgtaacttttctcattcatctacctgaagagggagacagcagtctctgaaatatagtacttttctctctatattttggcgtttttatgggctccttttattagatggacttctgttttaacagaacatttttaccagtcatgtatacaAAAAtgatgtatgataaattcatacagtaactaagtctacgggcataaccagccccgtttcacggaaaagagccagctccgtttcagggaatcccttcgcAATCCCATCCCCTTCGGAGgagggggaaggtaggatgaaaccccattaaaaaccatcttaggggtccccactataaccctgctaagtttcatagcccatcggaccagccgtttggccgtgattgaatgacagacggacagacagacataatgcccattaaGTAAGATTGTTTCCTTTCGCGGTCtgaagtgttgttgttgttgttgataaaaTTTGAATTGATTTTAGCATAATTCCTCGTGGTATGTTGCTAATACATTCCCCATCATGCTCTCGCCACTTAATCAACACTACATTGTGGTTAATACATATTCCATAATTTTTATAGTTACAAGGCAGTTGACAACAATTTGGTGAGCTTTTGGGAGTACGCATGGTTGAAGCCTTGGTGGATGGTTGACCTCGGGGCTTTTTATTTCATCCACCAAGTTAGCACCCTGTCAAGACCGGAGCCTCTCCAGTATCGGTACGAACAAGTGGAGGTAAGGAGCAGAGTcgtttcatcttttatatattagtcTTTCCAGCTTCAAAAAGGAGCAGTGAATTGTTTCTTGGTACTAAAATCTTTGCAGAAATTCAGTATTGATAATATAAGCTGACGCTTTCCCACTTCCAGCGTCTAACCTTTCTTAAACCAATTGACAATCCAAAAGCAAATGAACTAACTGCTTTGCTACAACCGTTGCATCCTTGCAACGagtaaatgtatattataaagCAGTGGACCAGTATGACTACGCAATATTTTGTGGAAAAAAGTATTCAATCTTTACAACTTTTTGTAGTCGTTATTTAGCTGTTGAAGGACAAGTTACCATTGGCAAAAGACTTATAGAAAATATAGTCCTCCCTTAAGGTATACCGTTACGACAGACGGTATTACACAGGAAATGTTTTCACGAAAAACTGAATACCTCAAAAAACTATTTGAAGATTTAATTGCAATGTGTAATAAGCAGTATATCGAAGTAAATGGGAAGCAACTTAAATCACggaaacaaaaaattgaaataattctttttagttttctgtgccAATGTCTGAAAACATTCTGTAATATAGGTGTCGAGAATAGCGTAATAATAGAAGCATCTTGGCAGCAAcgtaaattttatttcaattcctGTTCCGACATCGTATCAACAACCAAAAACATGGCGCAATCTTTTTAAAACATAGAATGTTCCCAAAGTTAAGGTACATAGTTAGGGTGGCCACTTCAAAATTCCCAAAAAGAaggacaatgattttttttttttttttgccacaccaATTTTTACCTAAATTTAACATGATTATTGAGgggttgaaatataaaatgatgtataatatatttatatatatatatatatagatatatatatatatatatatatatatatatatatatatatatatatatatatatatatatacatacatatatatattatatatatatgtgtatatataaatgagcgtttatttgtcaaatagtataagaATAAGGAACTGAAATTAATTAATGCTCAATTTTATTAATGATGGGACAATTtagtacacaataataataagaaaaataaaataacttggtaaaaaaattaacattattttagaatcTAAATAAAGGAGTTACTGAATTATCAATCTAACGTTTGTACTTTGCccctttgattgccatatttaaGAGGTTTCTATTTGCcaaaaagtttttgtacataGCACGGGCAATTCTTCTGTAAAGTTGTTACAAACATTTGGAGCTCTGCTTTGACCGAGTCCACTTGCAGACGATTTCTCTCATTTGTCCATGCTGAAGTCATCATTGAGAAAACCCGTTCTGTGTGAGCA
This is a stretch of genomic DNA from Macrobrachium nipponense isolate FS-2020 chromosome 46, ASM1510439v2, whole genome shotgun sequence. It encodes these proteins:
- the LOC135214623 gene encoding uncharacterized protein LOC135214623, coding for MDLKIILSAVVAVATCLMNMGINAGEIYHNPRHQCIPPLVRLWQPTTYTVQGVIICTTICYHTSCLFFEFSETDGSCNIYGMGMEPGNAYVKTEAAAPPPGGPLEEKARNKTTYPVSSLEPSYKAVDNNLVSFWEYAWLKPWWMVDLGAFYFIHQVSTLSRPEPLQYRYEQVEVRAGPELRTDGILSQWELVGYYPSSLSGKPALVFFNNTQGVCGRFVSVQRVSAMNDAFALANVEVYVRKNV